A single genomic interval of Natronoarchaeum philippinense harbors:
- a CDS encoding DUF3054 domain-containing protein has product MSTQRARAAPAVEKLRRSLAVAAGDVLAIVAVVSWGLYSHYGAAAFATPAESLSTVLPFVLGWPIPAVLAGVYDDQVIADAIASVRYTAVAWIAAANIGLLLRTSPVFGDSAIWPFGLVITGTVLVVLLGWRALAAWLVGTLD; this is encoded by the coding sequence ATGTCCACGCAGAGAGCGCGGGCCGCACCCGCCGTCGAGAAGCTCCGTCGCTCGCTGGCAGTCGCCGCCGGCGACGTGCTCGCCATCGTCGCTGTCGTCTCTTGGGGGCTGTACAGCCACTACGGCGCCGCCGCGTTCGCCACGCCGGCCGAGTCGCTGTCGACCGTCCTGCCGTTCGTGCTCGGTTGGCCGATCCCGGCCGTGCTGGCGGGCGTCTACGACGACCAAGTGATCGCGGACGCCATCGCCAGCGTGCGCTACACGGCCGTCGCGTGGATCGCGGCCGCGAACATCGGGCTGCTTCTGCGAACCTCGCCGGTGTTTGGCGACTCGGCGATCTGGCCGTTCGGTCTCGTCATCACCGGAACCGTGCTCGTCGTCCTGCTGGGCTGGCGCGCCCTCGCGGCGTGGCTGGTCGGCACGCTGGACTAA
- a CDS encoding MFS transporter, translated as MNRNDRAIVGLVMLGHATVHTYELSIPVLVTVWLTEFGTTEAAIGAVVTVGYALFGLGAVPAGVLADRLGSHRLIVACLVGMGAAFALLGLTPSSPTLGLAVVGLALVLWGAAASIYHPSGLSLISTGVDERGTAFAYHGMAGNVGIAFGPLATLLLLEVLPWRTVTLLLAVPAAVGVALALRVDVDETAAAEMGDGTASRSDGDAESRSDGGTAKTDAVDSVPEFVRGTRALFAGPFVAIFAIVILSGLFYRGFLTFLPDILGGFAAFEPIEVAGTRFAPDRYVYVAILTVGIAGQYVGGKVTDRAPPAVGIAVAMTSMAVLAVAFLPAANAGLAAFLVVGALLGFFLFFVQPQYQAAVAEATPSGRRGLSYGFTYLGVFGVGALGGGIAGAILTWGSSWLLFAALAGVAVTAALVAVVALGTDFGA; from the coding sequence GTGAACCGAAACGACCGAGCGATCGTCGGACTGGTGATGCTCGGTCACGCGACCGTCCACACCTACGAGTTGTCGATCCCGGTGCTGGTGACGGTCTGGCTCACTGAGTTCGGAACGACCGAGGCGGCGATCGGCGCCGTCGTGACGGTCGGCTACGCGCTCTTTGGCCTCGGCGCCGTCCCGGCCGGCGTGCTCGCCGATCGGCTCGGCTCCCACCGCCTGATCGTCGCCTGTCTGGTCGGCATGGGCGCCGCGTTCGCGCTACTCGGACTGACGCCGTCGTCGCCGACACTCGGGCTCGCAGTCGTCGGTCTCGCGCTCGTGCTGTGGGGCGCCGCAGCCTCGATCTACCACCCCTCCGGGCTGTCGCTGATCAGCACCGGCGTCGACGAGCGCGGGACGGCCTTCGCGTATCATGGAATGGCGGGCAACGTCGGCATCGCGTTCGGGCCGCTGGCGACGCTCCTGCTGCTCGAAGTGCTGCCGTGGCGCACGGTGACGCTGTTGCTGGCTGTTCCGGCGGCCGTCGGCGTCGCGCTGGCGCTCCGCGTCGATGTCGACGAGACCGCTGCGGCCGAGATGGGTGACGGCACCGCGTCCCGATCCGACGGCGACGCCGAATCTCGATCCGACGGTGGCACCGCGAAGACCGACGCGGTCGATAGTGTTCCCGAGTTCGTGCGCGGTACTCGGGCGCTGTTCGCGGGGCCGTTCGTTGCCATCTTCGCCATCGTGATCCTCTCGGGCCTGTTCTATCGAGGCTTTCTGACGTTTCTCCCGGACATCCTCGGGGGGTTCGCGGCGTTCGAACCGATCGAGGTCGCAGGAACGAGATTCGCCCCCGATCGGTACGTCTACGTCGCCATCCTGACCGTCGGCATCGCCGGGCAGTACGTCGGCGGCAAGGTCACTGACCGAGCGCCGCCTGCGGTCGGCATCGCGGTGGCGATGACATCGATGGCCGTGCTTGCCGTCGCGTTCCTACCGGCCGCCAACGCCGGGCTGGCGGCGTTTCTGGTCGTGGGCGCGCTGCTCGGCTTCTTCCTGTTTTTCGTCCAGCCCCAGTATCAGGCGGCCGTCGCCGAGGCCACCCCGAGCGGTCGTCGGGGCCTCTCGTACGGATTCACCTATCTCGGCGTCTTCGGCGTCGGCGCGTTGGGCGGAGGTATCGCGGGTGCGATCCTGACGTGGGGGTCGTCGTGGCTGCTGTTCGCCGCGCTCGCCGGCGTCGCGGTAACCGCGGCGCTGGTCGCGGTCGTCGCGTTAGGAACGGACTTCGGAGCGTAG
- a CDS encoding helix-turn-helix transcriptional regulator — MSASAAEEALSEDERAGLELVRETGGIHQSEFWKELDISSRKGSRIIESLAEKGLVDREETVYEGHNTYYISPTARDLDFSLLMAGDMLSPFIGEEEIDGQSDAFSQWMMNLAYEE; from the coding sequence GTGAGCGCTTCGGCAGCCGAGGAGGCGCTGTCCGAGGACGAGCGCGCCGGTCTGGAGCTGGTCAGAGAGACCGGTGGCATCCACCAGAGCGAGTTCTGGAAGGAACTCGACATCTCCTCGCGGAAGGGCAGTCGCATCATCGAGTCGCTGGCCGAAAAGGGACTCGTCGACCGCGAGGAGACGGTCTACGAGGGGCACAACACCTACTACATCTCGCCGACGGCCCGCGATCTGGACTTCTCGCTGCTGATGGCCGGGGACATGCTCTCGCCGTTTATCGGCGAGGAGGAGATCGACGGGCAAAGCGACGCGTTCTCGCAGTGGATGATGAACCTCGCCTACGAAGAGTAA
- a CDS encoding ComEC/Rec2 family competence protein, translating into MDRRSISAVVVVVLLAGCVGGIGVPESSQQSDAGDLEVHAIDVGQADATLVVAPSGETMLIDSGHWDDDGEIVLSYLRDRGIERIDHLVTTHAHADHIGGHADVIEYYETEAEGIGTIYDSGTVSSSATHEEYLDAVERYDVQLIRAHEGDEVPIEGAEADILHPPADSELEALNANSLVVHLEHEQVGFLFTGDIGAEEERQLAAEYGDDLSATVYQVGHHGSYSSSSDALLDAVQPSVAVVSSAYDSPYGHPDDEPLERLAARNVDTYWTALHGSIVFRSDGDAVEVATQTAATTAPLEFEDAAASEASPDDGVEERGTITPSLRGGTAAVGRRAVA; encoded by the coding sequence ATGGATCGCCGATCGATCAGCGCAGTCGTTGTCGTCGTGCTCTTGGCGGGATGTGTGGGTGGAATCGGCGTCCCCGAGTCGAGCCAGCAGAGCGACGCCGGCGACCTCGAAGTCCACGCGATCGATGTCGGACAGGCCGATGCGACGCTCGTGGTCGCCCCGTCCGGCGAGACGATGCTGATCGACTCGGGCCACTGGGACGACGACGGTGAGATCGTGCTCTCGTATCTGCGCGATCGCGGGATCGAGCGGATCGATCATCTCGTGACGACCCACGCTCACGCCGACCACATCGGCGGCCACGCCGACGTCATCGAGTATTACGAGACTGAGGCCGAAGGGATCGGAACGATCTACGACTCCGGGACCGTCTCGTCGTCGGCGACACACGAGGAGTATCTCGACGCCGTCGAGCGCTACGACGTGCAACTGATCAGAGCCCACGAGGGCGACGAAGTCCCGATCGAGGGCGCCGAGGCCGACATCCTTCATCCGCCCGCCGACAGCGAACTGGAGGCACTCAACGCAAACAGCCTCGTCGTCCACCTCGAACACGAGCAAGTGGGATTCCTGTTCACCGGCGACATCGGTGCCGAGGAAGAACGACAGCTCGCGGCCGAGTACGGCGACGACCTGTCCGCGACCGTCTATCAGGTCGGTCATCACGGCAGCTACTCCAGCAGCTCCGACGCGCTGCTCGACGCCGTCCAGCCGTCGGTCGCAGTGGTCTCCTCGGCGTACGACTCACCGTACGGCCACCCCGACGACGAGCCACTGGAACGGCTCGCCGCTAGGAACGTCGACACGTACTGGACCGCGCTGCACGGCTCTATCGTCTTCCGTAGCGACGGCGACGCCGTTGAGGTCGCCACCCAGACCGCGGCGACGACAGCGCCACTGGAGTTCGAGGACGCCGCGGCGTCGGAAGCTTCCCCCGACGACGGCGTCGAGGAGCGCGGGACGATCACGCCGAGCCTGCGCGGCGGCACGGCTGCTGTCGGAAGGCGAGCGGTCGCGTAG
- a CDS encoding M20/M25/M40 family metallo-hydrolase: MDDSQRGFLDDLLTTASPSGYESAGQRVWIDYVSEFADEVHTDEYGNAVAVLDGGDPEIAIAGHADEIGFIVRRIDDDGFVHLGRIGGSDRSVSRGQHVTIHGDDGPVSGVVGQTAIHLREGDDEYDDVREQHVDIGATDGDAARELVEVGDPITVSTTVEELEGDRLAARGVDNRVGVWTAAETLRRAAERDVDATVYAVSTVQEEVGLQGARMVGVDVDPDAVVAVDVTHAVDYPSAPSDRTADVALGEGPVVARGSANHPVVVDAVREAADAEEIEVQLEAAGIRTGTDADAFYVQQGGIPSLNLGLPNRYMHTPVEVIDLADLDAAAELLAGFADLAGEYDEFAVDIA, encoded by the coding sequence ATGGACGACAGCCAGCGCGGCTTTCTCGACGACCTGCTGACGACCGCGAGTCCCTCGGGCTACGAATCGGCCGGACAACGCGTCTGGATCGACTACGTCTCCGAGTTCGCCGACGAAGTCCACACCGACGAGTACGGCAACGCCGTCGCCGTGCTGGACGGCGGCGACCCCGAAATTGCGATCGCGGGCCACGCCGACGAGATCGGCTTCATCGTCCGGCGGATCGACGACGACGGGTTCGTCCACCTCGGGCGAATCGGCGGCTCGGACCGATCCGTCTCGCGGGGCCAGCACGTCACGATCCACGGCGACGACGGGCCGGTCAGCGGCGTCGTCGGCCAGACGGCGATCCACCTCCGCGAGGGCGACGACGAGTACGACGACGTGCGCGAGCAACACGTCGATATCGGCGCCACGGACGGCGACGCCGCCCGCGAACTCGTCGAGGTCGGCGACCCGATCACCGTCTCGACGACGGTCGAGGAGCTGGAGGGCGACCGCCTCGCCGCCCGCGGCGTCGACAACCGCGTCGGCGTCTGGACGGCCGCCGAAACGCTTCGCCGGGCCGCCGAGCGCGATGTCGACGCCACGGTGTACGCCGTCAGCACCGTCCAAGAGGAGGTCGGTCTGCAGGGCGCTCGCATGGTCGGTGTCGACGTAGACCCCGATGCCGTCGTCGCGGTCGACGTTACCCACGCCGTCGATTACCCCAGCGCGCCGAGCGACCGGACTGCCGACGTGGCGCTGGGCGAGGGGCCGGTCGTCGCGCGCGGCAGCGCGAACCACCCGGTCGTCGTCGACGCCGTCCGCGAGGCTGCCGACGCCGAGGAGATCGAGGTCCAACTCGAAGCCGCAGGCATCCGGACGGGCACGGACGCCGATGCCTTCTACGTCCAGCAGGGCGGCATCCCGTCGCTCAACCTCGGTCTGCCGAACCGCTACATGCACACGCCCGTCGAAGTGATCGACTTGGCCGACCTCGACGCCGCGGCGGAGCTGCTGGCCGGCTTCGCCGATCTGGCCGGCGAGTACGACGAGTTCGCCGTCGATATCGCGTAA
- a CDS encoding ornithine cyclodeaminase family protein: MVTARFLTSDEVDGLAAPAEYVDAVREGYRQRGAGAPAEPRTKLLNADPPGMLTEYAAVLPETGAMGGYVYAAGFGAADAWFMTQLFDAETGEPRAILDGASMNPFKTGATGAVGVDALAREDATSMAVIGSGPQARGQVRATATVREFERVDVFSPTREHRERFAEELDERLDAAVQSVESSAAALDGADVVVTATNANRPVFDGDLLEPGTHVTAMGQYDAEKFELDATTIERSTYVVDLRERVDLDAGSYINAVDADAVPADHVHAELGEVVAGNRPGRRSADEITVFDSGGTGIETVAGAQLLYEKAQQRDLGTEIEFSPASEALTGK; the protein is encoded by the coding sequence ATGGTCACTGCGCGATTTCTCACCAGCGACGAGGTCGACGGCCTCGCCGCACCCGCCGAGTACGTCGACGCCGTCCGCGAGGGCTACCGCCAGCGTGGTGCGGGCGCTCCGGCCGAGCCCCGAACGAAACTGCTCAACGCCGATCCGCCGGGGATGCTCACCGAGTACGCCGCCGTCCTGCCCGAGACCGGCGCGATGGGCGGGTACGTCTACGCCGCCGGCTTCGGCGCGGCCGACGCGTGGTTCATGACACAACTGTTCGACGCCGAGACGGGCGAGCCACGCGCCATTCTCGACGGCGCGAGCATGAACCCGTTCAAGACCGGCGCCACGGGCGCCGTCGGCGTCGACGCGCTGGCCCGCGAGGACGCCACGTCGATGGCGGTGATCGGTAGCGGCCCGCAGGCCAGAGGACAGGTCCGGGCGACCGCAACCGTCAGAGAGTTCGAGCGCGTCGACGTGTTCTCGCCGACCCGAGAGCACCGCGAGCGCTTCGCCGAGGAGCTGGACGAGCGACTCGACGCCGCCGTCCAGTCGGTCGAGTCGAGCGCAGCGGCCCTCGATGGCGCCGATGTCGTCGTCACGGCGACCAACGCCAACCGGCCGGTGTTCGACGGCGACCTGCTCGAGCCGGGCACGCACGTCACCGCGATGGGCCAGTACGACGCCGAGAAGTTCGAACTCGACGCCACGACGATCGAGCGCTCGACGTACGTCGTCGACCTCCGCGAGCGCGTCGACCTCGACGCTGGCTCGTACATCAACGCCGTCGACGCCGACGCGGTACCCGCCGACCACGTCCACGCCGAGCTCGGCGAGGTTGTCGCAGGAAACCGGCCGGGCCGACGCTCCGCCGACGAGATCACCGTCTTCGACAGCGGCGGTACCGGCATCGAGACGGTCGCCGGCGCACAGTTGCTCTACGAGAAAGCCCAACAGCGAGATCTTGGAACGGAGATCGAGTTCTCGCCCGCCAGCGAGGCGCTCACCGGAAAATAG
- a CDS encoding methyltransferase domain-containing protein, giving the protein MVTDGDVRPFDRFAPAYDLVMPGADAATIRQGLAVAERDVRVGIDVAGGTGRAARAVPEVDWTVVDAAAGMLRVARRRGVDGVGGDAARLPIADESVDAVTIVDALHHVGRPDDALAEAARVLAPGGVLVVCEFNPGTLRGKFLTASERLVGFDSQFWRPEELAARVELAGLEPYLPELGFGYAVAGRKPADR; this is encoded by the coding sequence ATGGTCACCGACGGCGACGTTCGGCCGTTCGATCGGTTCGCCCCCGCGTACGACCTCGTGATGCCGGGGGCCGACGCCGCGACGATCCGGCAGGGCCTCGCGGTCGCAGAGCGCGACGTGCGCGTCGGCATCGACGTGGCCGGCGGGACCGGACGCGCCGCGAGAGCCGTTCCGGAGGTCGACTGGACGGTCGTCGACGCCGCCGCGGGGATGCTCCGTGTGGCGCGACGCCGCGGCGTCGACGGCGTCGGCGGCGACGCGGCGCGGCTTCCGATCGCGGACGAGTCGGTCGACGCGGTGACGATCGTCGACGCACTGCACCACGTCGGCCGCCCTGACGACGCGCTCGCTGAAGCCGCCCGCGTTCTCGCACCCGGCGGCGTGCTGGTCGTCTGCGAGTTCAATCCGGGCACGCTCCGCGGGAAGTTCTTGACTGCGTCCGAGCGACTCGTCGGCTTCGACTCGCAGTTCTGGCGCCCCGAGGAACTCGCGGCGCGGGTCGAACTGGCCGGACTGGAGCCGTACCTCCCAGAACTGGGATTCGGCTACGCCGTCGCCGGACGGAAACCCGCAGACCGATAG
- a CDS encoding transcriptional regulator, translating into MSRSDAPPAEIERERRRLDVVTQETRFALLQDLLGHPEGLPSLKELDYVNPSKSRSTIHGHLQTLIEVGVVETVTLPDDQRSRDLPYTFYGVTEEGRAFLDRHGLLRAEETLREIYDRIERTEEIERYEQAPRPDR; encoded by the coding sequence ATGAGTCGGTCCGACGCGCCCCCGGCGGAGATCGAACGCGAGCGCCGGCGTCTCGACGTGGTCACGCAGGAGACGCGCTTCGCGCTGCTGCAGGATCTGCTGGGCCACCCCGAGGGACTGCCGTCGCTGAAAGAACTGGACTACGTCAACCCATCCAAGAGTCGTTCGACGATCCACGGCCACCTCCAGACGCTGATCGAAGTCGGCGTCGTCGAGACGGTAACCCTCCCGGACGACCAGCGCAGCAGGGACCTTCCCTACACGTTCTACGGCGTCACCGAGGAGGGCAGGGCGTTTCTCGACCGCCACGGACTGTTGCGCGCCGAGGAGACGCTGCGAGAGATCTACGACCGGATCGAGCGGACCGAGGAGATCGAGCGCTACGAGCAGGCGCCTCGACCCGACCGCTGA
- a CDS encoding LSM domain-containing protein, whose protein sequence is MSGRPLDVLEASLGEDVQVQLKGGQIFEGTLAGYDQHMNLVLEDAVEGLADDPAEDESVEDTTIIRGDNVVSINT, encoded by the coding sequence ATGAGCGGAAGACCGCTGGACGTACTCGAGGCGTCGCTGGGCGAAGACGTACAGGTGCAGCTCAAGGGGGGCCAAATCTTCGAAGGCACGCTCGCGGGCTACGATCAGCACATGAACCTCGTGCTCGAAGACGCGGTCGAAGGCCTCGCAGACGACCCTGCCGAGGACGAGTCGGTCGAAGACACAACCATTATACGCGGCGATAACGTCGTTTCGATCAACACATGA
- a CDS encoding alpha/beta fold hydrolase — translation MGLEADVLPVESPTSTIRAVDGIDLHVVAAGREDDPVVVLLHGFPDCFYGWRHQIQPLVDAGYRVLVPDQRGYNLSDKPSGLGAYRLGRLSADIAALIESEGEDSAHVVGHDWGAMVAWDLALRRPEYLDRLGILNVPHPAAFRSTLRSSPRQLLRSWYVFAFQLPRVPEWALSRSEFAGMTEALEETANPATFDSRDFERYRKIWAEPGALTGMLNWYRAIARRPDIPARERVDAPTLIGWGEQDTALVPELAEKSARYCEDVRVERFPERSHWVHVEAPEAVNDLLIGHLDK, via the coding sequence ATGGGACTGGAAGCAGACGTACTCCCCGTCGAGTCGCCCACGTCGACGATCAGAGCGGTCGACGGTATCGACCTGCACGTCGTCGCCGCCGGCCGGGAAGACGATCCCGTCGTGGTGTTGCTCCACGGGTTTCCGGACTGCTTCTACGGTTGGCGCCACCAGATTCAGCCGCTCGTCGACGCCGGGTATCGGGTGCTCGTTCCCGACCAGCGCGGGTACAACCTCAGCGACAAGCCGTCGGGACTGGGCGCGTATCGACTCGGGCGACTCTCGGCCGACATCGCGGCGCTGATCGAGTCCGAAGGCGAGGACTCGGCACACGTCGTCGGCCACGACTGGGGTGCGATGGTCGCATGGGATCTCGCGCTCCGTCGACCGGAGTATCTCGACCGTCTCGGGATTCTGAACGTCCCGCACCCGGCAGCGTTTCGATCGACGCTGCGGTCGAGTCCACGGCAGCTACTCCGTAGCTGGTACGTGTTTGCCTTTCAGCTACCGCGCGTTCCCGAGTGGGCGCTCTCGCGCAGCGAGTTTGCTGGGATGACAGAGGCGCTCGAAGAGACAGCGAATCCCGCGACGTTCGACTCGCGCGATTTCGAACGATATCGCAAAATCTGGGCCGAGCCGGGGGCGTTGACAGGGATGCTCAACTGGTACCGGGCGATAGCGCGCCGGCCAGATATCCCGGCCCGCGAGCGCGTCGACGCCCCAACGTTGATCGGCTGGGGTGAGCAAGACACCGCGCTCGTGCCGGAACTCGCCGAGAAGAGCGCGCGCTACTGCGAGGACGTTCGCGTCGAGCGGTTCCCCGAGCGAAGCCACTGGGTCCACGTGGAGGCGCCCGAGGCGGTGAACGACCTACTGATCGGACACCTCGACAAATAA
- a CDS encoding acyl-CoA thioesterase, which translates to MPTLLDTRIENRHRVQPNHANNYQTAHGGNVMKWMDEDGAMSAMRFAGNSCVTASVDKLDFKRPIPVGDTVLVKAFVYDTGRTSVRVWIRTYREDPRTGKTELTTESDFVFVAVEDGTPVEVPDLTVESERGEELHQYALEQTSD; encoded by the coding sequence ATGCCCACCTTGCTCGACACCCGGATCGAGAACCGCCATCGCGTCCAGCCCAACCACGCGAACAACTACCAGACCGCCCACGGGGGGAACGTGATGAAGTGGATGGACGAGGACGGCGCGATGTCGGCGATGCGCTTTGCGGGCAACTCGTGTGTCACCGCCAGCGTCGACAAACTCGATTTCAAGCGGCCGATCCCGGTCGGCGACACCGTACTCGTCAAGGCGTTCGTCTACGATACCGGCCGCACGAGCGTTCGCGTGTGGATCAGAACGTACCGGGAAGATCCTCGGACCGGCAAAACGGAACTGACGACCGAATCCGACTTCGTGTTCGTGGCCGTCGAGGACGGCACGCCCGTCGAGGTGCCCGATCTGACCGTCGAGTCCGAGCGCGGCGAGGAGTTGCACCAGTACGCCCTCGAACAAACCAGCGACTGA
- the purF gene encoding amidophosphoribosyltransferase, translating to MTEKCGVVGVSLRDRAAARPLYYSLYALQHRGQESAGIITHDGFQQHSHVEMGLVGDAFDQSDVEDLNGAAGIGHVRYPTAGSVDSSCAQPFSVSFKSGSLGLSHNGNLVNADEIRDELAGMGHAFTSDGDTEVIAHDLARNLLDEDLVRAVKRTMGRIHGSYSLTIMHDDTVLGVRDPEGNRPLCIGELEDGYILASESAAIDTLDGELVRDVKPGELVVLHEDGTGFDTYQLFDRDDTAHCFFEHVYFARPDSVIDDKLVYEVRRELGRQLWEESGVESDVVMPVPDSGRAFASGYAEAAQEEGEDLEFAEGLMKNRYVGRTFIMPTQDERERAVRLKLNPIKSTIEGKTVTIIDDSIVRGTTSTQLIQLLKDVGAEEVHVRIGAPQIIAPCYMGIDMATREELIASDRSTEEIRDEIQADSLSYLSIDAVAEALAASRGDLCLGCVTGEYPYDIEGEDTDRDVTRPVIDDISQPADD from the coding sequence ATGACCGAGAAGTGTGGCGTCGTCGGCGTCTCGCTGCGAGACCGCGCCGCTGCACGGCCGTTGTACTACTCGTTGTACGCGCTCCAGCATCGCGGTCAGGAGTCGGCCGGCATCATCACTCACGACGGCTTCCAGCAGCACAGCCACGTGGAGATGGGGCTGGTCGGCGACGCCTTCGACCAGTCCGACGTGGAGGACCTAAACGGCGCGGCCGGGATCGGTCACGTCCGATACCCGACCGCAGGGAGCGTCGATTCCTCGTGTGCGCAGCCGTTTTCGGTGTCGTTCAAGAGCGGCTCGCTCGGGCTCTCGCACAACGGCAATCTGGTCAACGCCGACGAGATCCGCGACGAACTCGCGGGCATGGGCCACGCCTTTACCTCCGACGGCGACACGGAAGTCATCGCCCACGACCTCGCCCGCAACCTCCTCGACGAGGACCTCGTCCGCGCGGTCAAGCGGACGATGGGCCGAATCCACGGGTCGTACTCGCTGACGATCATGCACGACGACACGGTACTGGGCGTCCGCGACCCCGAGGGCAACCGGCCGCTGTGTATCGGCGAACTCGAAGACGGCTACATCCTCGCCAGCGAGAGCGCCGCGATCGACACACTCGACGGCGAACTCGTCCGAGACGTGAAACCCGGCGAACTCGTCGTGCTCCACGAGGACGGCACCGGCTTCGACACCTACCAACTGTTCGACCGCGACGACACCGCCCACTGCTTTTTCGAGCACGTCTACTTCGCGCGCCCCGACAGCGTCATCGACGACAAGCTCGTCTACGAGGTGCGACGCGAACTCGGGCGCCAGCTCTGGGAGGAAAGCGGCGTCGAGTCGGATGTCGTGATGCCGGTGCCCGACTCCGGCCGGGCCTTTGCCAGCGGCTACGCCGAGGCTGCACAAGAAGAAGGCGAGGATCTGGAGTTCGCCGAAGGGCTGATGAAAAACCGCTACGTCGGCCGCACCTTCATCATGCCGACACAGGACGAGCGCGAGCGCGCGGTGCGCCTGAAGCTCAACCCGATCAAGAGCACGATCGAGGGCAAGACCGTCACGATCATCGACGACAGTATCGTCCGCGGGACGACCTCGACGCAGCTCATCCAGCTTCTGAAAGATGTCGGCGCCGAGGAGGTCCACGTCCGAATCGGGGCGCCACAGATCATCGCGCCCTGTTATATGGGGATCGACATGGCGACGCGCGAGGAGCTGATCGCGTCGGATCGCTCGACCGAGGAGATCCGCGACGAGATTCAGGCTGACAGCCTCTCTTATCTCTCGATCGACGCCGTCGCCGAGGCGCTCGCGGCCTCGCGCGGCGATCTCTGTCTCGGCTGTGTCACCGGCGAGTACCCCTACGACATCGAGGGCGAAGACACCGACCGCGACGTTACTCGCCCTGTCATCGACGACATCTCACAGCCCGCAGACGACTGA
- a CDS encoding DUF3006 family protein, translated as MTLLTRRELVATLASMAGSVLPFGFGGNDRRNDPRDNPTAGESATLTGVVDRIERGDAVVLLERADEVIGQRLVSTDRLPDDAREAGAVLSILFEDGEIQRLRHDLAATRRRRRAAEERFEDLEEGP; from the coding sequence ATGACGTTGCTCACACGGCGCGAACTCGTTGCAACGCTCGCCTCGATGGCTGGAAGTGTGCTGCCGTTCGGATTCGGTGGCAACGATCGCAGGAACGACCCCAGAGACAATCCGACGGCGGGCGAGTCAGCGACGCTGACCGGCGTCGTCGACCGAATCGAACGCGGCGACGCCGTCGTCCTCCTCGAACGAGCAGACGAGGTGATCGGCCAACGACTCGTGTCGACCGACCGGCTTCCGGACGACGCCCGCGAGGCCGGCGCCGTACTGTCGATCCTGTTCGAGGACGGCGAAATACAGCGATTGCGACACGACCTCGCCGCGACGCGACGCCGTCGCCGGGCCGCCGAAGAGCGGTTCGAAGACCTCGAAGAGGGGCCATAA
- a CDS encoding 50S ribosomal protein L37e has translation MTGAGTPTQGKKNKTTHVKCRRCGEKSYHVKKKKCSSCGFGKSAKRRGYEWQSKAGE, from the coding sequence ATGACCGGTGCAGGAACCCCGACCCAAGGGAAGAAGAACAAGACGACTCACGTGAAGTGCCGCCGCTGTGGCGAGAAGTCCTACCACGTGAAGAAAAAGAAGTGCTCGTCCTGTGGCTTCGGCAAGTCCGCCAAGCGCCGAGGCTACGAGTGGCAGTCGAAGGCCGGCGAGTAA